TAAAGATTCTTCAATCTTAATAGAGGAAGACACATTTACCTCTTATTCTATAGATATTAATGAGGAAGTGTAGTGGTTCGAATTTGAAGTACTATGATGGAATGGTCGATATCGATTATTACGCCATCGATACTTCGAATTATACTTCAAATTATGAAGTCGGTAAAGTGGTAGTTGAAGCTCCCATCGACATCTTTGCAAATAATAAGCATATAGTCACTTTATTTTCAACACCCTTGATGATCAAGGAATTGGCGATCGGC
This genomic stretch from Nitrososphaerales archaeon harbors:
- a CDS encoding formate dehydrogenase accessory sulfurtransferase FdhD — protein: MKYYDGMVDIDYYAIDTSNYTSNYEVGKVVVEAPIDIFANNKHIVTLFSTPLMIKELAIGHLLSEGIIKSLDELLDVTVRDTRVHVTTKFDLSLRLRASRTVKVIDTPCATVEDFYRLLD